The following proteins are co-located in the Haloplanus sp. HW8-1 genome:
- a CDS encoding DUF7093 family protein codes for MGLRCLLGHEYANREVEREREERGDEVVVTYRTVETCDRCGERRIVSENKEVRPVRNPTDETVTTGLGDDGSVTPDLGGGTGSAAGADADADAAEDEDDVPTDPADGDTPGGREGTTPAQSTEADVEDTPVPDEEDEDVDDAVILDDDTDDGGSDVDRGHGEWPDADDRETAETAAAADAEDREGFSDAVDDGATVVSGGEEWPTPDGEDEGFDADPGDGSASDVSFGGGLTPEEADGGDATNGATAAAGGGAAGKQFVAAEEVEPVNDDRTEGATEFFCPNCGHARTAGGSSMRAGDICPDCHKGYIAERER; via the coding sequence ATGGGACTCAGGTGCCTACTGGGACACGAATACGCGAACCGCGAGGTGGAGCGGGAGCGGGAGGAGCGCGGCGACGAGGTGGTCGTGACGTACCGGACCGTCGAGACCTGCGATCGGTGTGGGGAACGCCGCATCGTCAGCGAGAACAAGGAAGTGCGTCCGGTGCGGAATCCGACGGACGAGACGGTGACGACGGGACTCGGTGACGACGGCAGCGTAACCCCCGACCTCGGCGGAGGAACGGGGAGCGCGGCCGGGGCAGATGCCGACGCGGACGCCGCCGAGGACGAAGACGACGTACCGACCGACCCGGCCGACGGCGACACGCCCGGAGGCAGGGAAGGAACGACGCCGGCCCAATCTACCGAGGCCGACGTCGAGGACACGCCGGTGCCCGACGAGGAGGACGAGGACGTGGACGATGCCGTCATCCTCGACGACGACACCGACGACGGGGGGTCGGACGTCGACCGCGGACACGGCGAGTGGCCCGACGCGGACGACCGCGAGACGGCCGAGACGGCCGCGGCGGCCGACGCGGAGGATCGCGAGGGGTTCTCGGACGCCGTCGACGACGGCGCGACCGTCGTCAGCGGCGGAGAGGAGTGGCCCACTCCCGATGGGGAGGACGAGGGATTCGACGCGGACCCGGGCGACGGATCGGCGTCGGACGTCTCCTTCGGCGGTGGACTGACGCCCGAAGAGGCGGACGGTGGCGACGCCACGAACGGGGCGACCGCCGCGGCCGGCGGGGGGGCGGCCGGCAAGCAGTTCGTCGCCGCCGAGGAGGTCGAACCCGTCAACGACGACCGCACGGAGGGGGCGACGGAGTTTTTCTGTCCGAACTGCGGACACGCCAGAACGGCGGGCGGCTCGTCGATGCGCGCCGGTGACATCTGTCCCGACTGCCACAAGGGATACATCGCCGAACGCGAGCGGTGA
- a CDS encoding aminomethyltransferase family protein, producing MTRGLHADYGAEFETRGGRTVVAHYGRPERTHLAVRNGVGVIEMGYGVVVVEGSDAVDFVDNAVSNRVPPADGEGCYALLLDPQGGIETDCYVYNAGERLLCFTPPDRADPLAADWSDKVFIQDVSIRDASEEFGVFGVHGPAATETVASLLAGASAPDEGDSLTFVRGSIADAGVTVVATDDPTGEPGYEVVCGAADAEDVLDALLTRGTPTTPAGYRTWDTLTLEAGTPLFDTELAGRIPNVAGVRNALDFDKGCYVGQEVVSRVENQGRPSRRLVGLTLDAVPEPGAAVFEGDAAVGEVTRAAETPSLDRPIALAYVDSDTLDTTPTSVLTARVDGDEVDATVTDLPFVEGSRRSGRLPRYSD from the coding sequence ATGACACGGGGTCTCCACGCCGACTACGGCGCCGAGTTCGAGACACGCGGTGGGCGGACCGTCGTCGCCCACTACGGTCGTCCCGAGCGGACGCACCTCGCGGTCCGCAACGGCGTCGGCGTCATCGAGATGGGCTACGGCGTCGTCGTCGTCGAGGGATCCGACGCCGTCGACTTCGTCGACAACGCCGTCTCCAACCGCGTGCCACCCGCCGACGGCGAGGGCTGTTACGCGCTCCTGCTCGACCCCCAGGGTGGCATCGAGACCGACTGCTACGTCTACAACGCCGGCGAGCGCCTGCTCTGTTTCACCCCGCCCGACCGAGCCGACCCGCTCGCCGCCGACTGGAGCGACAAGGTGTTCATTCAGGACGTGTCGATCCGCGACGCCTCCGAGGAGTTCGGCGTCTTCGGCGTCCACGGCCCCGCCGCGACCGAGACGGTGGCGTCGCTTCTCGCCGGTGCGAGCGCCCCCGACGAGGGGGACTCGCTCACCTTCGTCCGCGGCTCTATCGCCGACGCCGGCGTGACCGTCGTCGCCACCGACGATCCGACCGGCGAACCGGGGTACGAGGTCGTCTGTGGTGCCGCCGACGCCGAGGACGTGCTCGACGCCCTGCTCACGCGCGGAACGCCGACCACTCCGGCCGGCTACCGTACCTGGGACACGCTGACGCTGGAGGCGGGGACGCCACTGTTCGACACCGAACTCGCCGGCCGAATCCCGAACGTCGCCGGTGTACGCAACGCGCTCGACTTCGACAAGGGCTGTTACGTCGGCCAGGAGGTCGTCTCCCGCGTCGAGAACCAGGGCCGGCCGAGCCGGCGGCTCGTCGGCCTGACGCTCGACGCCGTGCCCGAGCCGGGGGCGGCGGTGTTCGAAGGGGACGCCGCCGTCGGCGAGGTCACCCGGGCCGCCGAGACACCGTCACTCGACCGCCCGATCGCGCTCGCGTACGTCGACAGCGACACGCTGGATACCACCCCCACGTCCGTCCTCACCGCCCGCGTCGACGGCGACGAGGTCGACGCGACGGTGACCGATCTCCCGTTCGTCGAGGGGAGTCGCCGTTCGGGACGGCTGCCCCGCTACTCCGACTGA
- a CDS encoding SDR family NAD(P)-dependent oxidoreductase, giving the protein MLTTDLSDRVALVTGSAKGIGRELALSMAEAGASVAVHYHTSAEAARATAAVAREASGAATTVQGDVTDPESVDAMFETVEADLGTVDCLVNNVGDFAPRHWETIDFETWNRVLETNLNGTYLCSKRALPAMREAGFGRIVNVGYAGADRALVYPKNFPYLVAKTGVIMFTRMLANDTTEDGITVNCISPYVVENSDEFPDEAPRGRWASFADLRQVLFFFLDPDSGYVSGENVEVDGGWIPEAL; this is encoded by the coding sequence ATGCTCACGACCGACCTCTCCGACCGGGTCGCGCTGGTGACGGGGAGCGCGAAAGGGATCGGCCGCGAACTCGCCCTCTCGATGGCGGAGGCGGGGGCGTCGGTGGCGGTCCACTACCACACGAGCGCCGAGGCGGCGCGGGCGACGGCCGCCGTCGCGCGGGAGGCAAGCGGCGCGGCGACGACCGTTCAGGGCGACGTAACCGATCCCGAGTCGGTCGATGCGATGTTCGAGACGGTCGAAGCCGACCTCGGGACCGTCGACTGCCTCGTCAACAACGTCGGCGACTTCGCGCCCCGTCACTGGGAGACCATCGACTTCGAGACCTGGAACCGGGTGCTGGAGACGAATCTCAATGGCACCTATCTCTGTTCGAAGCGGGCGCTGCCCGCGATGCGCGAGGCCGGGTTCGGCCGCATCGTCAATGTCGGATACGCGGGGGCCGATCGGGCGCTGGTCTACCCCAAGAACTTCCCCTATCTCGTCGCGAAGACGGGCGTGATCATGTTCACACGAATGCTCGCGAACGACACGACCGAGGACGGCATCACGGTCAACTGCATCTCGCCGTACGTCGTCGAGAACTCCGACGAGTTCCCCGACGAGGCCCCCCGTGGCCGGTGGGCTTCCTTCGCCGACCTGCGGCAGGTGCTTTTCTTCTTCCTCGATCCGGACAGTGGATACGTGAGCGGCGAGAACGTAGAGGTAGACGGCGGCTGGATTCCGGAGGCGCTCTAA
- a CDS encoding DUF5611 family protein, translated as MKEYKMRRGETLEENAPDLKGTIEGYFGPVTGTEEYEGNDLYVVGEPDNPVFERIVAGASEYSGKKDKLAVHFEEKPAAQVIEEGHADAAEDAVTAKNDFLLEVTGRDAKSRRDSMKRSVEDDPDDVPNA; from the coding sequence ATGAAGGAGTACAAGATGCGTCGCGGGGAAACCTTAGAAGAGAACGCACCGGATCTGAAGGGGACCATCGAGGGTTACTTCGGTCCCGTGACGGGGACAGAGGAGTACGAGGGCAACGACCTCTACGTCGTCGGGGAGCCGGACAACCCCGTGTTCGAGCGCATCGTGGCGGGGGCGTCGGAGTACAGCGGCAAGAAGGACAAACTCGCGGTCCACTTCGAGGAGAAGCCCGCGGCACAGGTGATCGAGGAGGGGCACGCCGACGCCGCCGAAGACGCCGTCACCGCCAAGAACGACTTCCTCCTCGAAGTGACGGGACGAGACGCCAAATCCCGGCGCGACTCGATGAAACGCTCCGTCGAGGACGACCCCGACGACGTGCCGAACGCTTAG
- a CDS encoding geranylgeranyl reductase family protein yields the protein MYDFVVVGVGPAGARLARRTAAAGYDVLALEKGTVGTPLACSGHVSTDLWEYVPDVPEGDDSRRVNRSSESSDGDARADLLQNRIYGANFRLGGPDSRAYPFYKSEEVSNVIDRVALDRTLADAARAAGADVREGHTVTGIKKRADSVTVTARTDGETVRFEGRLVAGCDGPVSRVRREAGLPGPDETLHGVLAFDETPDHGDFVDVHLTVPRFFAWRIPRGEAGVEYGLATPPGDDVNERFDALIDVYGVDVHRRCSGAIPVGPPDSVTSDRVFLVGDAAAQTKPFTGGGILYGMTAADHAAETVDPDDPSTLADYERAWRDDLRREIRLGGLIRRAYSLPEPLQRLGLSALDGEIGVHMDRPTSFFSANHLRALAGGVFPSRADDESGRTDPEGRQSE from the coding sequence ATGTACGACTTCGTCGTGGTCGGCGTCGGTCCCGCGGGGGCGCGACTCGCCCGACGGACGGCGGCAGCCGGGTACGACGTCCTGGCCCTGGAGAAGGGCACGGTCGGGACGCCGCTGGCCTGTTCGGGCCACGTCAGCACCGACCTCTGGGAGTACGTCCCAGACGTTCCAGAGGGCGACGACTCTCGTCGAGTCAATCGGAGTTCGGAGAGCTCCGACGGCGACGCGCGGGCGGACCTCCTCCAGAACCGGATCTACGGCGCGAACTTTCGGCTCGGTGGGCCGGACTCGCGAGCCTACCCCTTCTACAAGTCCGAGGAGGTATCGAACGTGATCGACCGCGTGGCGCTCGACCGGACGCTCGCGGACGCCGCCCGGGCGGCCGGGGCCGACGTGCGCGAGGGCCACACCGTCACCGGCATCAAGAAACGGGCGGACAGCGTGACGGTCACCGCTCGGACCGACGGCGAGACGGTCCGGTTCGAGGGCCGGCTGGTCGCGGGGTGTGACGGTCCCGTCTCGCGGGTGCGCCGCGAGGCCGGCTTGCCGGGCCCCGACGAGACGTTGCACGGCGTCCTCGCGTTCGACGAGACGCCCGATCACGGCGACTTCGTCGACGTCCATCTGACGGTGCCGCGCTTTTTCGCGTGGCGCATTCCCCGTGGCGAGGCGGGCGTCGAGTACGGCCTCGCGACTCCCCCGGGGGACGACGTGAACGAGCGATTCGACGCGCTGATCGACGTGTACGGCGTCGACGTCCACCGCCGCTGTTCGGGAGCCATCCCCGTCGGCCCGCCCGACAGCGTGACGAGCGATCGGGTCTTCCTCGTCGGCGACGCCGCCGCCCAGACCAAGCCGTTCACCGGCGGCGGCATCCTCTACGGCATGACCGCGGCCGACCACGCCGCCGAGACGGTCGATCCCGACGATCCGTCGACGCTCGCGGACTACGAACGGGCGTGGCGCGACGACCTCCGCCGAGAGATACGGCTCGGGGGACTGATCCGACGGGCGTACTCGCTCCCGGAGCCGCTGCAACGACTGGGACTGTCGGCGCTCGACGGCGAGATCGGCGTCCACATGGACCGCCCGACCTCCTTTTTCTCGGCGAACCACCTGCGGGCGCTGGCCGGCGGCGTCTTTCCCTCGCGGGCGGACGACGAGTCGGGGCGGACCGACCCGGAGGGGCGTCAGTCGGAGTAG
- a CDS encoding DUF7533 family protein produces MRLGILDTLGLAATLIFAIPVGLYGVESALAGRPILGVGLVVVAALMVVLPRRLTTPADVPGAVVERVIGGAVKDPDADDADEDR; encoded by the coding sequence ATGCGACTCGGGATCCTCGACACGCTCGGTCTGGCCGCGACCCTGATATTCGCCATTCCGGTCGGCCTGTACGGCGTCGAGAGCGCCCTCGCCGGGCGGCCGATCCTCGGCGTCGGCCTCGTGGTCGTCGCGGCGCTGATGGTCGTCCTGCCGCGGCGGCTCACCACTCCCGCCGACGTGCCGGGTGCCGTCGTCGAACGGGTGATCGGGGGTGCGGTGAAAGATCCCGACGCCGACGACGCCGACGAGGACCGGTGA
- a CDS encoding ROK family protein — protein sequence MATYLGVDLGATTVRAVVGDRAGRIAGSHSAATPQGPTGVAVTEAVLETVREACADAGVSPGAVVAVGIGTIGPLDPSAGAVVGPPNLPDDVERIHLRGPLETLCSTGRITLHNDAAAAALGERFFGDGPENLVYLTVSTGIGAGAVVDGHVLSGWDGNAAEMGHLTVDPDPETGRPCGCGGTGHWEAYCSGANVPGYARDLHAGAATSLPLDDPDLDAADVFGAAGEDAFASRVVERIGRWNAVGVAALVHTYAPRTVVVGGGVARNHPDHVLDPVRERLPDLVATTVPTIRLTAFGDAAVVKGALASAITGGAR from the coding sequence ATGGCGACGTATCTCGGCGTCGACCTCGGGGCGACGACGGTACGGGCGGTCGTCGGGGACCGTGCGGGCCGGATCGCGGGATCACACAGCGCCGCCACGCCGCAGGGACCGACCGGCGTCGCCGTCACCGAGGCGGTCCTCGAGACGGTTCGGGAGGCGTGTGCGGACGCCGGCGTCTCGCCGGGGGCAGTCGTAGCGGTCGGCATCGGGACGATCGGTCCCCTCGATCCGAGCGCCGGGGCGGTCGTCGGACCGCCCAACCTGCCCGACGACGTGGAGCGAATCCACCTCCGCGGCCCGCTCGAAACCCTGTGTTCGACGGGACGTATCACGCTCCACAACGACGCCGCGGCGGCGGCCCTCGGCGAGCGGTTCTTCGGCGACGGCCCGGAGAACCTGGTGTATCTGACCGTCTCGACCGGTATCGGTGCCGGCGCCGTCGTCGACGGGCACGTCCTCTCGGGGTGGGACGGCAACGCCGCCGAGATGGGGCATCTCACCGTCGACCCCGATCCCGAAACGGGACGGCCCTGTGGCTGTGGCGGCACGGGCCACTGGGAAGCGTACTGCTCGGGAGCGAACGTGCCGGGATACGCCCGTGATCTCCACGCGGGAGCCGCGACGTCGCTCCCCCTCGACGATCCCGACCTCGACGCCGCGGACGTGTTCGGGGCGGCGGGCGAGGATGCGTTCGCGTCGCGCGTCGTCGAGCGGATCGGCCGCTGGAACGCCGTCGGCGTCGCGGCGCTGGTCCACACCTACGCGCCCCGAACCGTGGTCGTGGGTGGTGGCGTGGCGCGCAACCACCCCGACCACGTCCTGGACCCGGTGCGCGAGCGACTGCCCGACCTCGTGGCGACGACCGTGCCGACGATCCGTCTCACGGCGTTCGGTGACGCGGCGGTCGTCAAGGGGGCGCTCGCGAGCGCGATCACCGGCGGAGCTAGATAG
- a CDS encoding DUF6432 family protein, producing the protein MKAKREFRDREDVEVAILDALVDRGGEGMTVFELRAAVEVDIDTLEDALGELKTDSLISVEADDGRTVVLPDDRVVPDPGAEPDEEEGLFDAVRDRLGL; encoded by the coding sequence ATGAAGGCCAAACGGGAGTTCCGGGACCGCGAGGACGTGGAGGTGGCCATCCTCGACGCGCTGGTCGACCGGGGGGGTGAGGGTATGACCGTCTTCGAACTCCGTGCGGCCGTCGAGGTGGATATCGATACGCTCGAGGACGCCCTCGGGGAGTTGAAGACGGATTCGCTCATCTCCGTCGAGGCGGACGACGGCCGGACGGTGGTACTCCCAGACGACCGAGTCGTCCCCGATCCGGGAGCGGAGCCCGACGAAGAGGAGGGACTGTTCGACGCAGTTCGTGACCGTCTCGGCCTCTGA
- a CDS encoding DUF402 domain-containing protein produces MNVRIRGIYTTALTRRFLDADHAVVGASDPIRDRFDADFGSAPHDAAVETTRDRQGVGVTGAPEAVATAVETLRPARDTFAWASPAPRDAVFDARVTETLGSGAVCDLGDAEGFLPFGNAADHVAVGDTRRVRVAESSAPWIDRRPVLDTDVRVRSGPATLVHGESGVTVDARDDAAGRELAGMTDLLGIDPPAEWGLRWDDAATDADMAALEAALSRAVERAEAIPLDESVEPVRRLAAPAATTWVWFGREARFALDADRRAVTATMDGHHRIKAASADASRAVDFVEALSVDDGDGDFPFAAVTDTFGPVAGNAVRLEHGKPDGRLIVLGRADVVDRDPDGTLTLRREMTAGGSYDALGVAREAGDVATTKVREGRWWYPTVYRDADGERKGTYVNVCTPVECFPDAVRYVDLHVDVVKGPDGEVRRVDDDELDAAVGAGQVTEALAEKARSVASSLESAI; encoded by the coding sequence ATGAACGTCCGCATCCGAGGCATCTACACGACGGCGCTGACGCGCCGCTTTCTGGACGCCGACCACGCCGTCGTCGGCGCCTCCGATCCCATCCGTGACCGGTTCGACGCCGACTTCGGGTCGGCACCGCACGACGCCGCGGTCGAGACGACACGCGACCGGCAGGGCGTCGGCGTGACCGGCGCCCCCGAGGCGGTGGCGACGGCGGTCGAAACTCTCCGTCCGGCCCGCGATACGTTCGCGTGGGCGTCGCCCGCCCCGCGGGACGCCGTCTTCGACGCCCGCGTGACGGAGACGCTGGGGAGCGGCGCGGTGTGTGACCTCGGCGACGCCGAGGGTTTTCTCCCCTTCGGCAACGCGGCCGACCACGTCGCCGTGGGCGACACCCGCCGCGTCCGCGTCGCCGAGTCGTCGGCGCCGTGGATCGACCGCCGGCCCGTCCTCGACACCGACGTGCGGGTACGGTCGGGACCGGCAACGCTCGTCCACGGCGAGTCGGGCGTGACCGTCGACGCACGGGACGACGCTGCGGGCCGCGAACTCGCCGGTATGACGGACCTCCTCGGCATCGATCCGCCGGCCGAGTGGGGGCTCCGCTGGGACGACGCGGCGACCGACGCCGACATGGCGGCGCTGGAGGCGGCACTCTCCCGCGCCGTCGAGCGCGCCGAGGCGATACCCCTCGACGAGTCGGTCGAGCCGGTTCGACGCCTGGCGGCCCCCGCGGCGACGACGTGGGTGTGGTTCGGCCGCGAGGCCCGGTTCGCCCTCGACGCGGACCGGCGGGCGGTGACGGCGACGATGGACGGCCACCACCGCATCAAGGCGGCCTCCGCCGACGCGAGTCGAGCGGTCGACTTCGTGGAGGCGCTGTCGGTCGACGACGGCGACGGCGACTTCCCGTTCGCGGCCGTCACCGACACCTTCGGCCCCGTCGCCGGCAACGCCGTCCGCCTCGAACACGGCAAACCCGACGGCCGGCTGATCGTCCTCGGTCGGGCAGACGTGGTCGATCGGGACCCCGACGGCACGCTCACGCTCCGCCGCGAGATGACCGCCGGCGGCAGCTACGACGCCCTCGGCGTCGCCCGCGAGGCCGGCGACGTCGCGACCACGAAGGTCCGCGAGGGCCGGTGGTGGTATCCGACCGTCTACCGCGACGCCGACGGCGAGCGGAAGGGCACCTACGTCAACGTCTGCACCCCCGTCGAGTGTTTTCCCGACGCCGTCCGGTACGTCGACCTCCACGTCGACGTGGTGAAAGGCCCCGACGGCGAGGTCCGCCGGGTCGACGACGACGAACTCGACGCGGCCGTCGGGGCGGGACAGGTCACCGAGGCGCTCGCCGAGAAGGCGCGGTCGGTCGCGTCGAGTCTGGAGAGCGCTATCTAG
- a CDS encoding universal stress protein, with protein MTIETMLVAIGPNDRERVERLAEKTVDIAGPTGADVVLARVFSDDGYDEVKSALNFNDPTTDEVAGRDATVRDFGAVLDEADVTWSVRGRVGDPGDEVVAMADAVDADVVVVGGRDRSPTGKAVFGSVGQAILLSAPCPVLYVGSGTDSE; from the coding sequence ATGACGATCGAAACCATGCTGGTGGCGATCGGACCGAACGACCGAGAACGCGTCGAGCGACTGGCGGAGAAGACGGTCGACATCGCCGGGCCGACGGGGGCAGATGTCGTCCTCGCCCGCGTGTTCAGCGATGACGGGTACGACGAGGTGAAGTCGGCGCTCAACTTCAACGATCCGACCACCGACGAGGTGGCGGGGCGCGACGCGACCGTCCGTGACTTCGGGGCGGTACTCGACGAGGCCGACGTGACGTGGTCGGTCCGCGGACGGGTCGGCGATCCGGGCGACGAAGTCGTCGCGATGGCCGACGCCGTCGACGCCGACGTGGTCGTCGTCGGGGGCCGCGATCGGTCGCCGACGGGGAAGGCCGTCTTCGGGAGCGTCGGCCAGGCGATCCTGCTCTCCGCACCCTGTCCGGTGCTCTACGTCGGCAGCGGCACCGACTCCGAGTGA
- a CDS encoding PrsW family intramembrane metalloprotease, producing the protein MSRRRDPIEERADVDVDLYDIATWERRGLLDGLASGIYRVLVASTRIFVVGVALLILVGIGGLSALTDPQIGALTALSAIPALALAIYVRRSDATKGEPLSVLVATFLLGVLTANFAAVLNSYTKGVFAGLGFLGTALFFFLVVGPVEETVKLLAVRLYAYGHDRFEAVVDGAVYGAVAGLGFATIENALYITQRLDEPTATAGLGFLGNVLYVLQGADPSTATAGLGLIGAGGGITAIRALAGPGHVIYSAFAGYYLGLAKFNPRNRGPIVVKGLLVAALIHATYNATVGIGSGLIGLATGLGQLPSFLLYVLVYDGFFGFILFRKIRRYSRTYRAIHEGETAEESAFEAERTEFES; encoded by the coding sequence ATGTCGCGGAGACGGGACCCGATCGAGGAGCGTGCCGACGTCGACGTCGATCTGTACGACATCGCCACCTGGGAGCGGCGCGGCCTCCTCGACGGACTCGCGTCGGGCATCTATCGCGTCCTCGTCGCGTCGACTCGGATCTTCGTCGTGGGCGTCGCCCTGCTCATTCTCGTCGGCATCGGCGGTCTGAGCGCACTGACGGACCCACAGATCGGCGCGTTGACGGCGCTGTCCGCGATTCCGGCGCTCGCGCTCGCCATCTACGTCCGCCGTTCCGACGCGACGAAGGGCGAACCCCTCTCCGTGCTCGTCGCCACGTTCCTCCTCGGTGTCCTCACCGCCAACTTCGCGGCGGTGCTCAACTCCTACACCAAGGGCGTCTTCGCCGGTCTCGGATTCCTCGGCACCGCACTCTTTTTCTTCCTCGTCGTCGGCCCGGTCGAGGAGACGGTGAAACTCCTCGCCGTGCGGCTCTACGCGTACGGTCACGACCGGTTCGAGGCCGTCGTCGACGGCGCAGTTTACGGCGCCGTCGCCGGACTCGGCTTCGCCACCATCGAGAACGCCCTCTACATCACCCAGCGGCTCGACGAGCCGACGGCGACCGCCGGCCTCGGCTTCCTCGGCAACGTCCTCTACGTCCTCCAGGGCGCCGACCCGTCGACGGCGACCGCCGGCCTCGGCCTCATCGGCGCCGGCGGCGGCATCACGGCCATCCGCGCGCTCGCCGGCCCCGGCCACGTCATCTACTCCGCCTTCGCCGGCTACTACCTCGGCCTCGCCAAGTTCAACCCCCGAAACCGCGGTCCCATCGTCGTCAAGGGCCTCCTCGTCGCCGCGCTCATCCACGCCACCTACAACGCCACCGTCGGCATCGGTTCGGGCTTGATCGGCCTCGCGACCGGGCTGGGACAACTCCCCTCTTTTCTCCTCTATGTCCTCGTCTACGACGGCTTTTTCGGCTTCATCCTCTTTCGGAAGATCCGGCGGTACAGCCGAACCTACCGAGCGATCCACGAGGGCGAGACGGCCGAGGAGTCGGCGTTCGAGGCCGAACGGACCGAGTTCGAGTCGTAG
- a CDS encoding riboflavin synthase: MFTGIVEATGDVIGVDDAEGGRRLRIGHDFDAVEEGQSIAVSGVCLTVERYGDDWFEVFLAEETVAKTYLGAVDVDDPVNLERAMPADGRFDGHIVQGHVDGVATVEAVERVGDDWEFTFDLPDDLGRYVVSKGSIALDGISLTVADRTAGRVSVAIIPTTYDLTTLSTKEPGDPIHVEVDVVAKYVERLVE; the protein is encoded by the coding sequence ATGTTCACGGGCATCGTCGAGGCGACGGGTGACGTGATCGGCGTCGACGACGCCGAGGGCGGCCGTCGCCTCCGCATCGGTCACGACTTCGACGCCGTCGAGGAAGGCCAGTCGATCGCCGTCTCCGGCGTCTGTCTCACCGTCGAGCGCTATGGCGACGACTGGTTCGAGGTGTTTCTCGCCGAAGAGACGGTCGCCAAGACGTACCTCGGCGCGGTGGACGTCGACGACCCCGTCAACTTGGAGCGGGCGATGCCCGCCGACGGCCGCTTCGACGGCCACATCGTCCAAGGCCACGTCGACGGCGTGGCGACGGTCGAGGCGGTCGAGCGCGTGGGCGACGACTGGGAGTTCACCTTCGACCTGCCGGACGACCTCGGCCGGTACGTCGTCTCGAAGGGCTCGATCGCGCTCGACGGGATCAGCCTCACCGTCGCCGACCGGACCGCGGGCCGCGTCTCGGTCGCCATCATCCCGACGACCTACGACCTGACGACGCTGTCGACGAAGGAACCGGGCGATCCGATCCACGTCGAAGTCGACGTGGTCGCGAAGTACGTCGAGCGACTGGTGGAGTGA
- a CDS encoding M24 family metallopeptidase — protein sequence MSDAAAATEAERAVAAAADGIRAVARRLDDARGREGRLHADGEALTLAGLEAAAEAAVVDAGGTAPAARVESPDGPKPGDPVVVAVEPSVEGVPGPCSRTFVVDGGGGWERRAAVAVGMAHDAVRRVVEPGLPARRVVDEAVAELGAYGLGTAATPVARSVGGDRIDFDSDAPLSAGRVFVLAPAAVDPDPDRDHGRVRIGICYLVTESGCRALDTLPTSLSPGAY from the coding sequence GTGAGCGACGCGGCCGCGGCCACGGAGGCCGAACGCGCAGTCGCGGCGGCTGCCGACGGCATCCGCGCCGTCGCCCGACGTCTCGACGACGCGAGAGGTCGCGAGGGACGTCTCCACGCGGACGGCGAGGCCCTCACGCTCGCGGGCCTCGAAGCCGCCGCGGAGGCCGCCGTCGTCGACGCGGGCGGGACGGCGCCGGCAGCGCGCGTCGAGTCGCCGGATGGCCCGAAACCGGGGGATCCGGTCGTCGTCGCCGTGGAACCGAGCGTGGAGGGCGTTCCCGGTCCCTGTTCGCGCACGTTCGTCGTCGACGGCGGCGGGGGCTGGGAACGCCGTGCGGCCGTCGCCGTCGGCATGGCCCACGACGCGGTCCGGCGGGTCGTCGAACCGGGGCTGCCCGCCCGTCGAGTCGTCGACGAGGCGGTGGCCGAACTCGGCGCATACGGACTCGGAACGGCCGCGACGCCCGTCGCCCGGTCGGTCGGCGGCGACCGGATCGACTTCGACTCGGACGCGCCGCTGTCGGCCGGTCGGGTGTTCGTACTCGCGCCGGCGGCCGTCGATCCCGACCCCGACCGGGACCACGGACGGGTGCGGATCGGCATCTGTTATCTCGTCACCGAGTCGGGCTGTCGGGCGCTCGACACCCTGCCCACGTCGCTGTCGCCCGGGGCGTACTGA